A single Desulfovibrio piger DNA region contains:
- the rpsB gene encoding 30S ribosomal protein S2 produces the protein MAYVSMKQMLETGVHFGHQTRRWNPKMRPYIFGARNGIHIIDLQQTVKLFRVAYDKVVDTVAKGGKVLFIGTKRQAQEAVATEATKANQYYVTNRWMGGTLTNFVTIQKSVERLKKLEGMFADGSINRYQKKEILLLEREMQKLEQTLGGIKNMDRLPQLAFIIDPHREDIAVKECRKLGIPIVAVTDTNCDPDVIDYIIPGNDDAIRAIKLFVTAFSEACQEGEAQMKDGAAVEANAEEAMQKAAETEAAAE, from the coding sequence ATGGCTTACGTCAGCATGAAGCAGATGCTGGAAACCGGCGTGCATTTCGGTCACCAGACCCGTCGTTGGAACCCCAAGATGCGTCCGTACATCTTCGGCGCCCGCAACGGCATCCATATCATCGACCTGCAGCAGACCGTGAAGCTGTTCCGCGTGGCCTATGACAAGGTGGTCGACACCGTGGCCAAGGGCGGCAAGGTGTTGTTCATCGGTACCAAGCGCCAGGCCCAGGAAGCCGTGGCCACCGAAGCCACCAAGGCCAACCAGTACTATGTGACCAACCGCTGGATGGGCGGCACCCTGACCAACTTCGTCACCATCCAGAAGAGCGTGGAACGCCTGAAGAAGCTGGAAGGCATGTTCGCCGACGGCAGCATCAACCGCTACCAGAAGAAGGAGATCCTGCTGCTGGAACGCGAGATGCAGAAGCTGGAACAGACCCTGGGCGGCATCAAGAACATGGATCGCCTGCCCCAGCTGGCTTTCATCATCGACCCCCATCGCGAAGACATCGCCGTGAAGGAATGCCGCAAGCTGGGCATCCCGATCGTGGCCGTGACCGACACCAACTGCGACCCCGATGTCATCGACTACATCATCCCCGGCAACGATGACGCCATCCGCGCCATCAAGCTGTTCGTGACGGCTTTCTCCGAAGCCTGCCAGGAAGGCGAAGCCCAGATGAAGGACGGCGCCGCCGTG